One Micromonospora sp. WMMD1120 genomic region harbors:
- a CDS encoding SGNH/GDSL hydrolase family protein has product MNERSARGVTSGRTGRLGRAAAFSLLAGTVGSAAVLAGEAFVARHRRYAQPELGLALRATIGRTGAAPLRLVLLGDSSALGVGVDRLEDTIGGQLAHLLAEGPTGRRVHLSSVGVSGSRSTDLATQVARALLGERPDVALILIGANDATGLRRPADAAAYLAAAVHRLREARVEVVVGTCPDLGAVRAIAPPLRQVIGWTGRRMARAQTTAVLEAGGSVVDLAVETGPVFRADAGTLCADGFHPSADGYRVWAHALLPAVVAAAAATTRR; this is encoded by the coding sequence ATGAACGAGCGCAGCGCGCGGGGCGTGACCTCCGGCCGCACCGGCCGACTGGGGCGGGCGGCGGCGTTCTCGCTGCTCGCCGGCACCGTCGGGAGCGCCGCAGTGCTCGCCGGTGAGGCGTTCGTCGCCCGACACCGGCGTTACGCGCAACCGGAGCTGGGCCTGGCGCTGCGCGCCACGATCGGCCGGACGGGCGCCGCGCCGCTGCGGCTGGTGCTGCTGGGCGACTCGTCCGCGCTGGGCGTGGGGGTCGACCGCCTGGAGGACACCATCGGTGGGCAGTTGGCCCACCTGCTCGCCGAGGGCCCGACCGGCCGTCGGGTGCATCTGTCCAGCGTCGGCGTCTCCGGGTCCCGCTCGACCGACCTGGCCACCCAGGTGGCCCGGGCCCTGCTCGGCGAGCGGCCGGACGTGGCGCTGATCCTGATCGGCGCCAACGACGCCACCGGGCTGCGCCGGCCCGCCGACGCGGCGGCCTATCTCGCCGCCGCGGTGCACCGGCTGCGCGAGGCGCGCGTCGAGGTGGTGGTGGGCACCTGTCCCGACCTCGGCGCGGTGCGGGCCATCGCGCCCCCGCTGCGGCAGGTGATCGGCTGGACCGGCCGGCGGATGGCCCGCGCCCAGACCACCGCCGTGCTGGAGGCGGGCGGTTCGGTCGTCGACCTGGCCGTCGAGACCGGTCCGGTGTTCCGCGCCGACGCGGGGACGCTCTGCGCGGACGGCTTCCACCCGTCCGCCGACGGTTACCGGGTCTGGGCGCACGCGCTGCTGCCGGCCGTCGTCGCCGCGGCGGCGGCCACCACCCGGCGCTAG